The following coding sequences are from one Bradyrhizobium sp. 200 window:
- a CDS encoding SDR family oxidoreductase: protein MNELDFSGKQVLVVGGSSGIGNGIAQAFRAKGARIAVCGTRNSAADYSPDEGSHLEGLDYFRLDVSSAQAIEALKPPFEKLDVLVLAQGAVIYRRGEFEMDGFRKVLEVNLMSLMACATKFQAMLSASKGSLIIVSSTAAYHSTMGNPAYNASKTGAVGLTRTLGEAWAENGIRVNGIAPGLVDTKMTKATTANPKRLEGALERIPLKRLGTPADMAGAALFLASPLSSYIIGQTIVVDGGLIL from the coding sequence ATGAACGAACTGGATTTCAGCGGCAAGCAGGTGCTGGTGGTCGGCGGCTCCAGCGGCATCGGTAACGGCATCGCGCAGGCCTTCCGCGCCAAGGGCGCGCGCATCGCCGTCTGCGGCACCCGCAACAGCGCCGCCGACTATTCGCCCGACGAAGGATCGCATCTCGAAGGTCTCGACTATTTCCGCCTCGACGTCAGCAGCGCGCAGGCGATCGAGGCCTTGAAGCCGCCGTTCGAAAAGCTCGACGTGCTGGTGCTGGCGCAAGGAGCGGTGATCTACCGTCGCGGCGAATTCGAGATGGATGGCTTTCGCAAGGTGCTGGAAGTCAACCTGATGAGCCTGATGGCGTGCGCAACCAAATTCCAGGCGATGCTGAGCGCCAGCAAGGGTTCGTTGATCATCGTCAGTTCGACCGCCGCCTATCATTCCACCATGGGCAACCCGGCCTACAACGCCTCGAAGACCGGCGCGGTCGGTCTGACGCGTACGCTCGGCGAGGCGTGGGCCGAGAATGGCATCCGCGTCAACGGCATCGCACCCGGCCTGGTCGACACCAAGATGACCAAGGCGACGACGGCCAATCCCAAGCGGCTTGAAGGCGCGCTGGAGCGGATCCCCCTGAAGCGGCTCGGCACGCCTGCCGACATGGCCGGCGCGGCGCTGTTCCTGGCCTCGCCGCTTTCATCCTACATCATCGGCCAGACCATCGTGGTCGATGGCGGGCTTATACTTTGA
- a CDS encoding GNAT family N-acetyltransferase, whose protein sequence is MATDRNLQIRRLEPSDAALYREIRLEGLRTSPEAFGSTFEKEDAQPLSWFETVLGRTAIFGAFLDGMLAGVAAYAAQESSKQAHKATLWGMYVRSTARNSGLGKKLVAAVLDHARECVEMVQLTVVSENDDARRLYSASGFVEYGYEKRGLKQDGRYYDHVLMVNFLDEGVN, encoded by the coding sequence ATGGCCACTGATCGCAACCTGCAGATTCGCCGCCTGGAGCCTTCGGATGCGGCCTTGTACAGAGAGATCCGGCTGGAAGGTCTCCGTACAAGTCCCGAAGCATTCGGCAGCACGTTTGAGAAGGAAGACGCGCAGCCGCTATCGTGGTTCGAAACCGTGCTTGGCCGCACTGCCATCTTCGGCGCTTTCCTCGATGGGATGCTCGCGGGCGTAGCGGCCTATGCTGCGCAGGAAAGTTCTAAGCAGGCGCACAAGGCGACGCTGTGGGGCATGTACGTTCGAAGCACCGCAAGAAATTCGGGGCTAGGGAAGAAGCTTGTTGCGGCGGTTCTCGACCATGCACGCGAATGCGTCGAGATGGTTCAACTAACCGTGGTGAGCGAGAATGACGACGCGCGCCGGCTTTACAGCGCCTCGGGCTTCGTCGAGTACGGCTATGAAAAGCGGGGTCTCAAGCAGGACGGGCGATATTACGACCATGTCCTGATGGTCAATTTCCTCGACGAAGGCGTGAACTAG
- a CDS encoding SDR family NAD(P)-dependent oxidoreductase, whose translation MSDFKQLSRSVKGLTVLVTGAASGMGRATALVFAADGANVAVTDINAETTQAVADEIAATGGSAKAWTLDVAKPDDIIKVVNDVAAHFGSLDIVINNAGISVRVAIDDEGYEAAWAKGLAVMLTAHPRIIRAALPHLRRSKSPRIVNIASTEALGATALHSPYSAAKAGVTGLTRSLAVELGREGITVNCICPGPIRTAITERISEEHKTIYAKRRTALGRYGEPEEVAHMTLSLCLPAASFLTGAVIPVDGGLMARNA comes from the coding sequence ATGTCAGATTTCAAGCAGCTCAGCCGTTCGGTCAAAGGCCTGACCGTTCTCGTCACCGGCGCCGCCAGCGGCATGGGTCGCGCCACGGCGCTGGTATTCGCGGCCGACGGCGCCAATGTCGCCGTCACCGATATCAACGCCGAGACCACGCAGGCCGTCGCCGACGAGATCGCCGCAACCGGCGGTTCGGCGAAGGCATGGACGCTCGACGTCGCCAAGCCTGACGACATCATCAAGGTCGTCAATGACGTTGCCGCACATTTTGGCTCCCTCGACATCGTCATCAACAATGCCGGCATCTCCGTGCGGGTGGCGATCGACGATGAGGGGTATGAAGCAGCCTGGGCCAAGGGGCTGGCTGTGATGCTGACCGCGCATCCGCGCATCATCCGCGCAGCATTGCCGCATCTGCGGCGGTCGAAGAGCCCGCGCATCGTCAATATCGCATCGACCGAGGCGCTCGGCGCGACCGCATTGCACAGCCCCTATTCGGCGGCGAAAGCCGGCGTCACCGGCCTGACGCGCTCGCTTGCAGTAGAGCTCGGCCGCGAGGGTATCACCGTGAACTGCATCTGTCCGGGTCCGATCCGCACCGCGATCACCGAGCGGATTTCCGAAGAGCACAAGACGATTTACGCCAAACGCCGCACCGCACTCGGCCGCTACGGCGAGCCTGAGGAAGTGGCGCACATGACGCTGAGCCTGTGCCTGCCGGCGGCCTCGTTCCTGACCGGCGCCGTGATTCCCGTAGACGGCGGGCTGATGGCGCGAAACGCGTAA
- a CDS encoding TauD/TfdA family dioxygenase: MTVTIRQLHPHFFGEVSGVDLRKPLTPQEAADIEAGMDKYAVLLFRNQDITDEQQLAFALNFGEREKSRGGTVTKKEDYRLTSGLNDVSNLGKDGKPLPKDHRTHLFNLGNCLWHSDSSFRPIPAKFSLLSARVVNPKGGNTEFADMRAAYDALDDETKAEIEDMICEHSLMYSRGSLGFLDYTDEEKAMFKPVLQRLVRTHPVHRRKSLYLSSHAGAIKGMSVPEARLLLRDLTEHATQPEFVHVHKWTLHDLVMWDNRQTMHRVRRYDQSQPRDMRRATVAGTEPTVQQQAAE; encoded by the coding sequence ATGACGGTCACGATCCGGCAGCTTCATCCGCATTTTTTCGGCGAGGTTTCGGGCGTCGACTTGCGCAAGCCCCTGACGCCGCAGGAAGCGGCCGACATCGAAGCCGGCATGGACAAATATGCCGTGCTGCTGTTTCGCAACCAGGACATTACGGACGAGCAGCAACTGGCGTTCGCTCTGAATTTCGGCGAGCGGGAAAAGTCGCGCGGCGGCACCGTGACCAAGAAGGAAGACTACCGGCTGACGTCCGGGCTGAACGACGTCTCCAACCTCGGCAAGGACGGCAAGCCGCTGCCGAAGGATCACCGCACCCATCTGTTCAATCTCGGCAACTGCCTGTGGCACTCCGACAGCTCGTTCCGCCCGATCCCGGCGAAATTTTCGCTGCTTTCGGCGCGGGTGGTGAACCCCAAGGGTGGCAACACCGAATTCGCCGACATGCGCGCGGCCTATGACGCGCTCGACGACGAGACCAAGGCCGAGATCGAGGACATGATCTGCGAGCATTCGCTGATGTATTCGCGCGGCTCGCTCGGCTTCCTGGATTATACCGACGAAGAGAAAGCGATGTTCAAGCCGGTGCTGCAGCGGCTGGTGCGCACTCATCCGGTGCACCGCCGCAAGTCGCTGTATCTGTCATCGCATGCGGGCGCCATCAAGGGCATGAGCGTGCCAGAGGCGCGGCTGTTACTGCGCGACCTGACCGAGCACGCCACGCAGCCGGAATTCGTCCACGTTCATAAATGGACCTTGCATGACCTCGTGATGTGGGACAACCGCCAGACCATGCACCGCGTCCGCCGTTACGACCAGTCGCAGCCCCGCGACATGCGCCGCGCCACAGTGGCGGGCACCGAGCCGACGGTGCAGCAGCAGGCGGCGGAGTAA
- a CDS encoding YqgE/AlgH family protein: MSPEGKAPKPVRRKAAGFGDNSSGDGYLDGRLLIAMPVMGDPRFERSVIYMCAHSSEGAMGIIVNRPAGSIDFPGLLVQLDIIQKADQIKLPENAETMQVLKGGPVDTGRGFVLHTSDFFIKDATLNIDDGICLTATVDILKAIAKGTGPKHAILALGYAGWAPGQLENEIQHNGWLHCDADADLIFGDDVDEKYQRALRKIGIDPGMLSNEAGHA; this comes from the coding sequence ATGAGCCCTGAAGGCAAAGCACCGAAGCCCGTTCGCCGCAAAGCCGCCGGCTTTGGCGACAATTCGTCCGGCGACGGCTATCTGGACGGCCGGCTGCTGATTGCCATGCCGGTCATGGGCGATCCGCGCTTCGAGCGCTCCGTCATCTACATGTGCGCGCATTCATCGGAAGGGGCGATGGGCATCATCGTCAACCGTCCGGCCGGCAGCATCGATTTTCCCGGGCTGTTGGTGCAGCTCGACATCATCCAGAAGGCCGACCAGATCAAGCTGCCGGAAAACGCCGAGACCATGCAGGTGCTGAAGGGCGGCCCGGTCGACACCGGCCGCGGCTTCGTGCTGCATACGAGCGATTTCTTCATCAAGGATGCGACGCTCAATATCGACGACGGTATCTGCCTGACTGCGACGGTCGACATCCTCAAGGCGATCGCCAAGGGCACCGGACCGAAGCACGCGATTCTGGCGCTGGGCTATGCCGGCTGGGCGCCGGGCCAGCTCGAGAACGAGATCCAGCACAATGGCTGGCTGCATTGCGACGCCGACGCGGATTTGATCTTCGGCGACGACGTCGACGAAAAATACCAGCGTGCGCTGCGCAAGATCGGCATCGATCCCGGCATGCTGTCCAACGAGGCCGGGCACGCCTGA
- a CDS encoding protein-disulfide reductase DsbD domain-containing protein has translation MIVMVPLRATLSVAALCVACATSEVRAEDASPWQRDAHSAVRLLAGSRSGTVLLGGVAIQLQPGWKTYWRTPGDSGVPPRFDFSKSDNVEAVTVLWPAPSKFDDGAGGTALGYKQQVVLPLRIVAKNADKPVTLRANISYAVCDKICIPVDAHAELGFASVASTEDGNLSDALNTVPKPANIGDPNPLTIRDVKREGKNNVLVDVTAPEAKEVSLFVEGPTPDWALPVPRLAEQSPPGVKRFTFELDGLPPGASPDGAALKLTLVGGDRAYEFNVSLN, from the coding sequence ATGATCGTGATGGTTCCCCTGCGCGCCACGCTCAGCGTTGCCGCCCTGTGTGTCGCGTGTGCGACGTCGGAGGTTCGCGCCGAGGATGCCTCGCCGTGGCAACGTGACGCGCATTCCGCAGTGCGGCTATTGGCGGGATCGCGCAGCGGCACGGTGCTGCTCGGCGGCGTGGCCATCCAGTTGCAGCCGGGATGGAAGACCTATTGGCGGACGCCCGGCGATTCCGGCGTCCCGCCCCGCTTCGACTTCTCCAAGTCGGATAATGTCGAAGCCGTGACCGTGCTGTGGCCGGCGCCGAGCAAATTTGACGACGGCGCCGGCGGCACCGCGCTGGGATACAAGCAGCAGGTCGTGCTGCCATTGCGGATCGTCGCCAAAAATGCCGACAAGCCGGTGACGCTGCGGGCCAATATCAGCTACGCGGTCTGCGACAAGATCTGCATTCCCGTCGATGCCCATGCCGAACTTGGTTTTGCCAGCGTGGCAAGCACCGAGGACGGCAACCTGTCAGACGCGCTCAATACCGTGCCGAAGCCCGCCAACATCGGCGATCCAAATCCGCTGACCATCCGCGACGTCAAGCGCGAGGGAAAGAACAACGTACTGGTCGACGTGACCGCGCCCGAGGCCAAGGAGGTCAGCCTGTTCGTCGAGGGGCCGACGCCCGACTGGGCGCTGCCGGTTCCCAGGCTCGCCGAGCAAAGCCCGCCCGGCGTCAAACGCTTTACCTTCGAGCTCGACGGCCTGCCGCCCGGCGCCAGCCCTGACGGCGCCGCGCTCAAGCTGACGCTGGTCGGCGGCGACCGGGCCTACGAGTTCAACGTCAGTTTGAATTAG